The Deltaproteobacteria bacterium genomic interval GGGGAATTCGGAGATGTAGTACGTTCGTACCATGACCGAAACCGCCAAGTGCCCTGAGTGTGGTTGGAGCCGTGCCCCCGCGAGCGCGGCGGCGGACAAGGTGGTGGAGGTCGTCCAGGACCTCGAGGGTCACCTCGCCAGCCAACATGACTGGACCTGGCAGCGGGCCCGCGAGCACGCCAAGGCCTGGTCGCGGCAGATCGTCCCTGGGCTGGAGCTGCCCACCGCTCCCGGCAAGGCCGCCACGCGCACCGCCAAGTGTCCGCAGTGCGATTGGACGGTCCGCGTGCACAGCGAGGACCTCATCGAGGTCTCGCGGTGCTCCTCGCAGCTCGAGGGGCACCTCCAGAGCGAGCACGGCCTGTCCAAGGAAGCGGCGCAGGCCGCGGCCGAGGAGTGGGCGTTGCCGCTCCTGCGCAACCGCATCCGCTGAGACGCAGGGAAACTTCGCCTAAGGCAGGTGCTTGGGCGCCACGGCCACCGGCAGCGTGGGCTCGGCCTTGTCCTTGGGCTTGTCGTAGCAGACGTGGTGCCACACGGTCTGGCGCTGCACGTCGGGCCAGGGCTGGCCGAAGGCGGGGATCTGCTGGTTGTCCTTGATGAGCGTGAACGAGTAGAGCCGCGGCTTGCCCGAGTTGTCGAAGTTGTGCTCGCGGCAGATGTAGCGGCCCCACTCCATGGGCAGGGTCTGGTTTCCGCCGGTCACGTTCTCCATGTACTTCCACCAGCGCGTGAAGAAGAAGCCGCGCTTCTCGCCGCCCTCGCCGAGCAGGTCCGTCGTCGTTCCGTCCTCGAAGACCGCTGGCGCGCTGAGCTGGTAGTCGGTGGAGAGCGGCTCCGGGGCGAACATGTCCCAGTTGCTCCACATCGAGGTGTACTCGAGCGTGGTGGAGATGGGCGTGGGCACGGGGAACTGCGGGTTCTTGGGCAGCGAGCCCCAGCACACCAGCACGAAGAACCCCGCCACGCCCATCCAGCCGTAGCGCACCGCGGGCGTCATGCCCGGGGCAGGCACCTTCACCGCCGTCTCCGGCAGGGTGGCCGCGAGCTTCTCGAACCGCGGCAGCCAGCTCGGAATGTTCAACGCCTTCGACGCGCGATCCACCACCCACTGCGACCACTCCGGCTCGAAGAGCGCCAGGTAGGTCATGGGCATGAAGTACGAGAAGTGGCCCACGTTGATGGTCATGAAGATGCCGGCGTGGAGCGAGGTGCCGCCCAGCAGCGCGGCGGCCTTGGCCAGCTTGCGCACCCGGCCGGCCACGGGCAGGTGGGTGAGGAAGATGAAGGTGCTCTCGATGACCAGCGTGCCGTAGGTCATCGCCTTCACGAGGAAGGGCGTGTCGAAGATGGGCGCCCACGGGCGCGAGAACACGTGGGTGAGGTGCAGCGTGTAGTGCACCGCGGTGCCGTCGCGCCAGGAGTGCCCGTTGGCCTTGTAGAACGCGGAGCAGAGGTACACCCAGCCGACCTGCAAGCCGACGAGCCTGACCGGCAGCGCGAAGCCTTCGGTCGGGAGCGGCTTGCCCAGCTCCTTGGCGCGGAGCGCGTCGAGGCTCCACACGTTCCCCGACGCCGTGAACATGTGCCAGAAGAGCAGCACGCGCAGCACGGTGTCCGAGCCGTCGAAGAGCGGCGGGATGCGCTCCTGGAAGCCCGCAAAGAGCACGAAGGCGAGCACGCTCGCGATCCGGCTGCGGTAGCCGAGGATCACCGCGATCGACACGGCGACGGCAATCGCCCAGTACACCCAGACCATGGCCGGGGAGGCGAAGGCGTCGAGGAGCACGAAGCGGGTCTGGCGGGCCCAGCCGCTGATGAACGGCGCGCGGGGGAGCACGCCCGCGTCGCTGAACCAGGCGCGGAGATCCGGCGCGAACTCCAGCGCGTCGAAGAGGATGAACGCCCCGAGCACGATGCGGAAGAGCGCGATGGGCCGCAGGTCCACCTTCCCCAGCCAGAACCGCAGCGTGAAGGGGTTGGTGCCTGCGGGCTGCTCGAGGACCGAGACGGTCGGGGCAGCCGGGGCAGGCGAGGTGGGTGCGGCTTCCATGCGGGCCTCCTAAATTGCGCGCACCTTACCCCGGCTCGGGGACGCGCGCGACCGGCGGCCCGTCGTTCGAATGGCGCTGGCCGGGCAGGGGGCCAGGGGCTGGCTGACCGGCCCTACGGGTGCACGCACGCTGCGACGCACGCATTGCTGACGCAGTAGTGGCTCGCGCACATGAAGCTGATCTGGTCGAAATCGACCGTGCAGCTCCCGCCCGCGGCGAGCTGCGGGATGCATGTCTTGGTGTTGTTGAGGTCGCAGAAGAGCCCCGACGCGCAGTCCACCGGGGAGGTCGAAAGAAACCCGCCGTCGACCGAAATCGGGGCGCACGACTGGCCCTGGGTCGCGTCGGCCGTGCAGCCCTGGATCGGATTGCAGTAGAGGCCGGTGGCGCAGTCGTAGTCCGGCACGTTGCACGCCGTGCCCTGCGTCTTCGGCTGGGTGCATTTCTGGATGGTGATGGGGCAGAGCAGGCCCTCGGTGCAGTCGTACTCGCTGGTGCAGCTCTGGCCGAGCACGCGGGTCCGCGCCGCCACGGTGCACCGGTTGCTGAAGCCGTCGCAGTAGTCGCTGTCGATGCACACGTCGCCGAACTGGCACCCGGCGTCGGTCTCGAGCTTGGCCGCACAGGCGCCCGGGCAAGTCACCGCCGAGGCCGTGCAGTAGAGCCCTGGTGCGCACTCGGTCGTGGCGTAGCAGGTGCCGCCCAGCGGTGTGCCGCCGCCCGTCGAACCTCCCGACCCCGAGCCGCCGGTGCTGCCGCTGGTCCCTGTGGTTCCGGTGCCACCGGTGTCGCCGGTGCTCCCGCTCGACGACGAGCTGCTCGAGCTTCCACTGCACGCCGCCACCAGCACTGCCGCCACCAACACTGCACCGAGCCGCATGGCCCCTCCGACGGTGATTCAGGGAATACGCCGATTGTACGGGATTGCGCAGCGCGGAGGCGGAGAAGGTTGGGCCCGGCAGGACTCGAACCTGCAACCAAGCGGTTATGAGCCGCCGGCTCTGACCGTTGAGCTACGGGCCCTCAAACCCTGTTCTAGCGTATCGCCTGGGCGGTTGCGCGCTGGCGGGCAGGCGGGAACACGCGGCCGGCCAATCGAAAGGATCCGACGGCACCGAGTGTGGCGACGGCGACCCAAAGCAAGGGCCAAAGAGGAATCGAAACATCGCCGGACGGCGAAAGCGGCACGTACCAGCGCAGAAACGGAAGGGAAGTCGAGACCACCGCCAGGACAAGGTAGCCCGCAATCGAGAATAAGAAGTTGAAGGTCACCAGAAACACGAATCGCACGCCGTGATGCTAACGGCGTGCGACCGGGTGCTTCACGGCGAAGTGCGTCAGTTCTCGACGAAGCTGCGCAGCCGCTTGGAGCGACTGGGGTGCCTCAGCTTGCGCAGCGCCTTGGCCTCGATCTGGCGGATGCGCTCGCGGGTGACCTCGAAGTCCTGGCCGACCTCTTCCAGGGTGTGGTCGCTCTTCTCGCCGATGCCGAAGCGCATGCGCAAGACCTTCTCCTCGCGCGGCGTGAGCGTGGCCAGCACCTTCCGGGTCTGCTCGGCCAGGTTCATGTTGATCACGGCCTCGCTCGGGCTGACGATGGCCTTGTCCTCGATGAAGTCACCCAGGTGGGAGTCCTCCTCCTCACCGATGGGCGTCTCGAGGGAGATGGGCTCCTTGGCGATCTTGAGGACCTTGCGGACCTTGTCGAGCGGCAGCTCCATCTTCTCGGCGATCTCTTCCGGCGTGGGCTCGCGGCCGATCTCCTGAACGAGATACCGGCTCGTGCGGATGAGCTTGTTGATCGTCTCGATCATGTGCACCGGGATGCGGATGGTGCGGGCCTGGT includes:
- a CDS encoding HTTM domain-containing protein translates to MEAAPTSPAPAAPTVSVLEQPAGTNPFTLRFWLGKVDLRPIALFRIVLGAFILFDALEFAPDLRAWFSDAGVLPRAPFISGWARQTRFVLLDAFASPAMVWVYWAIAVAVSIAVILGYRSRIASVLAFVLFAGFQERIPPLFDGSDTVLRVLLFWHMFTASGNVWSLDALRAKELGKPLPTEGFALPVRLVGLQVGWVYLCSAFYKANGHSWRDGTAVHYTLHLTHVFSRPWAPIFDTPFLVKAMTYGTLVIESTFIFLTHLPVAGRVRKLAKAAALLGGTSLHAGIFMTINVGHFSYFMPMTYLALFEPEWSQWVVDRASKALNIPSWLPRFEKLAATLPETAVKVPAPGMTPAVRYGWMGVAGFFVLVCWGSLPKNPQFPVPTPISTTLEYTSMWSNWDMFAPEPLSTDYQLSAPAVFEDGTTTDLLGEGGEKRGFFFTRWWKYMENVTGGNQTLPMEWGRYICREHNFDNSGKPRLYSFTLIKDNQQIPAFGQPWPDVQRQTVWHHVCYDKPKDKAEPTLPVAVAPKHLP